In Stegostoma tigrinum isolate sSteTig4 chromosome 12, sSteTig4.hap1, whole genome shotgun sequence, the following proteins share a genomic window:
- the LOC125457334 gene encoding uncharacterized protein LOC125457334, with amino-acid sequence MICTFKVVMFEIYIMLFTNQILALSQQTEFLNATIGENVLFSTNLAITMVQSIQWKYNCEGNQINIAMSTFPEQNFTDVFQSYSNRAKLFSNGSFLLSNVQPNDTGCYTMILVNTAGKEVTIRKILSVFEAEQKELHEIKNRANTSGSIDNTTWNIHGIVIGVSVLGICVICVVVIYFVKRRKQESMEAGVKSNENLNSNTPMVVYSTYVGTFANYGKSCQNTWDQT; translated from the exons ATGATTTGTACATTTAAAGTGGTAATGTTCGAGATATACATCATGTTATTCACAA aTCAGATATTGGCTCTGTCACAACAAACTGAATTCCTCAATGccactattggagaaaatgtatTATTTTCTACAAACTTAGCAATCACTATGGTACAATCTATACAGTGGAAGTACAATTGCGAGGGAAATCAAATCAATATCGCAATGTCTACCTTTCCAGAACAAAACTTCACTGACGTCTTTCAAAGTTACAGCAATCGAGCAAAACTTTTTAGTAATGGCTCATTTTTATTGTCAAATGTTCAACCAAATGATACAGGATGTTATACGATGATACTGGTAAATACTGCAGGCAAAGAGGTGACAATAAGGAAAATATTGTCAGTCTTTG AAGCAGAACAAAAGGAACTGCATGAGATTAAAAATAGAGCAAATACTTCGGGAAGTATTGACAACACAACCTGGAATATCCATG GCATTGTGATTGGTGTCTCTGTGCTTGGAATTTGTGTAATCTGCGTGGTAGTTATATATTTCGTAAAGAGAAGGAAACAAGAAAGTATGGAAGCTG GTGTGAAGAGCAACGAGAATTTAAATAGCAACACTCCAATGGTCGTTTATTCAACTTATGTAGGAACGTTTGCTAACTATGGAAAGTCATGTCAAAATACTTGGGATCAAACGTGA